A region of the Pirellulales bacterium genome:
GCCTTGCGTATCGCCGCCGAGATGGCGAATTGGCGGGAATCGTTATGGGAGCAGGTTTTAGCTGCGTTACGGCACGAAAACGCCTTTGTCCGTCGTGCCGCGGCAGAAACCCTGGCCCTGCGTCTGGACGTTCGTACCGTTCAGCCGCTCCTCGAATCCCTGGTAGACACACCTGCCGGGGATACGCATTTGCGGCACACGCTTAAGGTCGCGCTGCGCAATCAATTGCGCAAGGACGCCACCGTGCAGCAACTTTGGCGTGAACAATTTTTTAAATCCGCTATAAGCCGCCAGCTTGAAACCATTTTGCCGGCGTTGCCGCCGGAAACGATTGCCCTGATTCGCTTGAGCTGGATCGAGGATCAACCCGGCGCTTATGACTTATCTAAAATCGGCGAGGTTCTTCCCACGTTGTTAAAATATTGCAACGCCGAGCAGCTCACCCAGTTGCGGGAACGGGTTCAACCGGCTCAACCACAATTTGATCAGCGGGAACTAACCGCGGGGCGGGATTTTTTAGCCGCCTACGAGCGATTGAATCTCGCTCCCCCCGCGGAATTGCGCGCGTGGGTCACGGACTGCGCGCTGCGCGTTCTGGATAAAACTAGCTCGCTGGGCTGGTACGCGCTGGAACCAAATGGCCAGCCCAGCCCGGCCATGCCCTGGACCGTTCAGCCTAGGGATTGTGATGACCAACAACCCGCGCTGGTCATTTCCAGCTTTCCGGCGGGGGAACAGTTTGTCGGCGTGTTGCGGTCCGCCGATTTTTCCCTGCCAACCCAATTCAGCTTTTATCTGGCCGGGCATGACGGCTTGCCCGACCAGCCCGCTGGCCGGCAAAACCGCATCCGGCTGCGACTGGCCAATGGTCAAATCATCCAAGAGGCCTTTGTCCCGCGCAGTGACGTGGCCCAACGGATATCGTGGGATTTGTCCGCGCACGCCGGTCAAACAGGTTACCTGGAGTTAATCGACGCGAATAACACATCTTCGTACGCCTGGTTGGCGGTGGGACGGTTCTCCCGCGAGCTAGACCCACACGGCGAACTGACCCGCGATCCCCGCCAATGGCAAACGGATAAGCTGCTGGCCGTGGAACTGGCGGGTAAGTTGCGACTGCGTGATAGACTACCCGGCTTGATAGCCCTGCTGCGCAATCCGCACGAGTCTCCCGCGGCGCGTCTGGCCGCGGCGCGGGCGCTGGCGACGCTGGACGAGGAAGAAGCGTTTGTGCGCATCGGCAATCTTTTGACGGATAACCTTTGTCCGGCGGATTTGCGGGAAAAACTAGGGGACCTGTGCGGGGAGGGAGGAACGCTCTTTGGCGTTTCGCAACTGGCCGCCGCGCTGAAGTCCGCGCCCGAACGGCTGCAACTGGCGTACTCGCTTGCCTTGGCTGGCTCGGCCCGGGGGGCAGAGGCGTTCCTGGCCGCCCTGGCCGAAGGACGGGTGTCGGCACATCTGTTGCGTCATCCCGCGTTGCTCAACAAATTGCGGGCCCATCCACAAGCCGCATCGTCAACGGTTCTTGCCGCGGCGCTCGAGCGACTTCCTCCGCTGGATGAGCAATTTCAAAAACTTATCGCCGCGCGGCAGTCGGCTGTTCGCAACGCCGCGGCGGACGCCACCCGCGGCCGCGCGATCTTTACCAAAAATTGCGCGGTCTGCCATAAACTGGGCAATGAGGGCGCGCTGGTCGGTCCGCAACTGGACGGTATCGGCGCGCGGGGAATGGACAGGCTGCTAGAGGATGTGCTCGATCCCAATCGTAATGTCGACCGGGCATTTCGCGCGTCGGTCCTTACGCTGAAGGATGGGCAAGTGGTGAACGGCCTGGTCCGCCGCGAAACCGACAGCGCGGTGATCCTGGCGAATCAAAAGGGAGAAGAATTCACCGTGGAAAAAGCCAATCTGGATGAGCGGCGAGAGACCGATAGCTCTCTTATGCCTAGCGTCGCCGAAACCCTGCCAGACGGCGAACTGGCGGACTTGCTGGCGTATTTATTGGCTCAACAAGGAAAATAAATGCTCGGTTCAGGCAGCCCCGGGCCTCCTTGGGAAGAACTGTAACACATTTTTGTACGTCCTTATCCAGGGTGGAGAGTCGCTCGAGCGCCGCGACTCGCCGCGTCTGCGCGGCAACCCAATCACGGGTTTTTCCATCCATTTTTAGGGAGGTCCCTTCAGGACACTTCCTCCGTGAATAATTCCCCTTTCGGCTAATCCACGTTTGACAGATCCGCCGTGCTTTCAACAGCCGCGCCCTCGAGAGCCGCGTCCTCGGCTGTCGCGGCAAAGCCCCGTAGCGGCAGCACCTGGGCCGGAATGCCACACTCGTTCAAATACCGCGTCAGTGTCGCCGTATAACCATGCGTGACCAGCACGCGCTCGGCCCCGGTCGCCCGGATCGAACTTATAAGTCCTTCCCAATCCGCGTGGTCCGACAGCACAAAGCCCCGGTCGTGGGTTTGGCGGCGCCGCGCGCCGCGAATTTGCATCCAACCGCTGGCCGCGGCGGTGGAGCTTTCTCCAAACTTTCTTAGCCACGAATCGACATCCGCCGCCGGTGGAGCCACCACCAGCGCGCGCCCCTGGTGTTGCTTGGCCAGATCGGTGGTGATTTGCTCGACCAGCGGCAGACGCACCCCCTGCAGTCGGTACTGCTCCACCAGCGGCATAATCGCCGAATGGACCAAGATTGGCCCCAACGACGCATCCACCCCGGCCAGCAGCCGCTGCGCCTTGCCCAGGGAATATCCAAATAGCACGCTGGTGCGGCCTTCCGCTTGATTTTCGGCCCACCACTGGTTGATCTGGTCAAAAATCCGCTCTGGCGGCTGCCAGCGATAGATGGGCAGCCCAAATGTCGATTCCGTGATAA
Encoded here:
- a CDS encoding c-type cytochrome, with the protein product MLESGQISCFTHWKRNAIKLFGLCLLFCSALRTLAAADPFAELVRPTEPLSPQAEQQAFHLPPGFEIQLVAAEPDLRKPMNMAFDVTGRLWFTESREYPYPVRPPAAGRDSVRILSDFDAHGKAGKVTIFADGLNIPIGLYPFRSSNKSGAQPTWKCIVWSIPHIWLLEDTDGDDRADRRTVLYGPLGWESDTHGNLASFRRAANGWLYGTHGFNNTTTMRGRDGSEIKMQSGNTWRVRIDGDRVEQITYGQVNPFGLCVDPRGFWYTADCHSSPIYQLIRGAHYPSFGKPHDGLDFAPTTINHSHNSTGICGITYLDSLAWPDEYQDNILIGNVVTSRINRDKITFTGSSPSGAEQADFVSTDDPWFRPVDLQLGPDGALYVADFYNRIIGHYEVPLDHPGRDRERGRIWRIVSTSHQQPAPAGSVTPSNAPATDSPTRDPRALPLDLPGLIAELASPNATRQNLALHEICDVHGVAAAPSLREALRGSRQPRQQAQLLWALMRCGGVEISDLEQYLTQDEPLLRITALRIAAEMANWRESLWEQVLAALRHENAFVRRAAAETLALRLDVRTVQPLLESLVDTPAGDTHLRHTLKVALRNQLRKDATVQQLWREQFFKSAISRQLETILPALPPETIALIRLSWIEDQPGAYDLSKIGEVLPTLLKYCNAEQLTQLRERVQPAQPQFDQRELTAGRDFLAAYERLNLAPPAELRAWVTDCALRVLDKTSSLGWYALEPNGQPSPAMPWTVQPRDCDDQQPALVISSFPAGEQFVGVLRSADFSLPTQFSFYLAGHDGLPDQPAGRQNRIRLRLANGQIIQEAFVPRSDVAQRISWDLSAHAGQTGYLELIDANNTSSYAWLAVGRFSRELDPHGELTRDPRQWQTDKLLAVELAGKLRLRDRLPGLIALLRNPHESPAARLAAARALATLDEEEAFVRIGNLLTDNLCPADLREKLGDLCGEGGTLFGVSQLAAALKSAPERLQLAYSLALAGSARGAEAFLAALAEGRVSAHLLRHPALLNKLRAHPQAASSTVLAAALERLPPLDEQFQKLIAARQSAVRNAAADATRGRAIFTKNCAVCHKLGNEGALVGPQLDGIGARGMDRLLEDVLDPNRNVDRAFRASVLTLKDGQVVNGLVRRETDSAVILANQKGEEFTVEKANLDERRETDSSLMPSVAETLPDGELADLLAYLLAQQGK
- a CDS encoding ligase-associated DNA damage response exonuclease, which produces MDLLTVTDRGLYCAAGDFFIDPWRPVSRAVITHAHADHARAGMGRYVCAAPGVGVLQTRVGRDAVIQGVPYGQTLTIGPVKITLFPAGHVLGSAQVRVEHRGMVWVASGDYKTAIDPTCATFEPVRCQVFITESTFGLPIYRWQPPERIFDQINQWWAENQAEGRTSVLFGYSLGKAQRLLAGVDASLGPILVHSAIMPLVEQYRLQGVRLPLVEQITTDLAKQHQGRALVVAPPAADVDSWLRKFGESSTAAASGWMQIRGARRRQTHDRGFVLSDHADWEGLISSIRATGAERVLVTHGYTATLTRYLNECGIPAQVLPLRGFAATAEDAALEGAAVESTADLSNVD